From Brevibacillus marinus, a single genomic window includes:
- the typA gene encoding translational GTPase TypA: MKRQDIRNIAIIAHVDHGKTTLVDKLLIQSGTFRHNQQIEERMLDSNDLERERGITILAKTTSVKYGEYTINILDTPGHADFGGEVERIMSMVDGVLLIVDAFEGCMPQTRFVLKKALEARVTPIVVVNKIDRENARPQEVVNEVYDLFIDLDATDEQLEFPIVYASGLRGVAGLEPDQLEGDLRPLFETIISTIPAPEADLAGPLQMQVTMLDYNDFLGRIGIGRIYRGTLHPNDQVAVVKRDGSIKRMRVQKLFGFSGLKRVEWNEARAGDIVAVAGLEEINVGETVCDVEHPDPLPLLKIDEPTLQMTFLVNNSPFAGREGKHVTSRKLRERLLSELETDVSLRVEETESADAFIVSGRGELHLSILVENLRREGYELAVSKPEVIIREIDGQKMEPTERLIVDVPEEYMGAVMESLGMRKAEMVNMTNNGFGQVRLEFLIPSRGLIGYRTEFLTITRGYGIMNHSFDSYRPLVPGEVGGRRAGVLIASESGTATTYGLMSVEDRGVLFIHPGTEVYEGMIVGEHNRENDLTVNVCKEKHATNIRSATKEETVKMKTPRILSLEEALEYLDDDELCEVTPQSIRLRKKYLSKSERERYAKQKRWETQPH, translated from the coding sequence ATGAAACGTCAAGATATACGCAATATTGCCATCATCGCTCACGTGGATCACGGCAAGACAACGCTGGTGGACAAACTGCTGATTCAGTCGGGAACATTCCGCCACAACCAGCAGATCGAAGAGCGGATGCTCGATTCCAACGATCTGGAACGGGAACGCGGGATTACGATCCTCGCCAAGACCACTTCCGTCAAATACGGGGAGTACACGATTAACATCCTCGATACCCCCGGCCACGCCGATTTTGGCGGGGAAGTGGAGCGGATCATGAGCATGGTTGATGGCGTGCTGTTGATCGTAGACGCTTTTGAAGGCTGTATGCCGCAAACCCGGTTTGTGCTGAAAAAGGCGCTGGAAGCGCGGGTAACCCCGATCGTCGTCGTCAACAAAATCGACCGGGAAAATGCTCGTCCACAAGAAGTGGTTAATGAAGTATATGATCTGTTTATCGATCTTGATGCCACTGACGAGCAGCTGGAGTTTCCGATCGTCTACGCATCCGGCCTGCGCGGGGTTGCCGGGCTGGAACCGGATCAGCTGGAGGGTGACCTGCGCCCGCTGTTCGAGACGATCATCTCCACCATCCCGGCGCCTGAAGCCGACCTGGCCGGCCCGCTGCAAATGCAAGTGACGATGCTCGATTACAATGACTTTTTGGGACGCATCGGCATCGGCCGGATTTACCGGGGAACTCTGCACCCGAACGACCAGGTGGCGGTCGTCAAACGGGACGGCTCGATCAAGCGGATGCGCGTCCAGAAACTGTTCGGTTTTTCCGGGCTCAAGCGCGTGGAGTGGAACGAGGCGCGGGCGGGCGACATCGTGGCTGTTGCCGGGCTGGAGGAGATCAACGTCGGCGAAACGGTCTGTGACGTCGAGCACCCCGACCCGCTGCCCTTGCTGAAAATAGATGAGCCGACGCTGCAGATGACCTTCCTCGTCAACAACAGTCCGTTTGCCGGGCGGGAAGGGAAACACGTCACATCCCGCAAACTGCGGGAACGGCTGTTGAGCGAATTGGAAACGGATGTGTCGCTGCGCGTGGAAGAGACGGAATCGGCCGATGCGTTCATCGTCTCCGGGCGGGGCGAACTGCATCTGTCCATCCTAGTGGAGAACTTGCGCCGGGAGGGCTATGAACTGGCTGTCTCCAAGCCGGAGGTGATTATCCGCGAGATCGACGGGCAGAAGATGGAGCCGACAGAACGGCTGATTGTGGACGTGCCGGAAGAGTACATGGGAGCGGTGATGGAGAGTCTGGGGATGCGCAAGGCGGAGATGGTCAACATGACCAACAACGGCTTCGGACAGGTCCGCCTGGAGTTCCTCATTCCTTCCCGCGGTCTGATCGGCTACCGCACGGAGTTTTTGACGATTACGCGCGGCTATGGGATCATGAATCATTCCTTCGACAGCTACCGGCCGCTGGTTCCGGGAGAGGTCGGCGGACGGCGCGCAGGAGTGCTGATCGCCAGCGAAAGCGGCACGGCGACCACCTATGGGCTGATGTCCGTCGAGGACCGCGGCGTCCTGTTTATCCATCCGGGGACGGAAGTATACGAGGGGATGATCGTCGGCGAACACAACCGGGAGAACGATCTGACCGTCAATGTCTGCAAAGAGAAGCACGCCACCAACATCCGCTCGGCGACGAAGGAAGAGACGGTGAAAATGAAGACGCCGCGCATCCTCAGCCTGGAGGAGGCGCTGGAATACTTGGACGATGACGAGCTGTGCGAGGTGACGCCGCAGTCGATCCGCCTGCGCAAAAAATATCTCAGCAAATCGGAGCGGGAACGCTATGCCAAACAAAAACGGTGGGAGACACAGCCGCACTGA
- a CDS encoding deoxyribonuclease IV: MKIGCHISVGKGLEQAARRAVELGAESFQVFTKNPRGLKPKKLDKEDAAKGVAVMREHDLTLVCHTPYITNLSTPKQDLQEVTIRSILEDLNIAEAYGAVGAVVHCGKHVGEGEAYGIRRMIETLDLILEQYDGPVKLLLENTAGQGSELGLSIDSLMEIRAALRYPEKVGFCFDTCHSFAAGQWNLETFDQLVEQMKASGYLQHLVAIHFNDSKAPFASQKDRHEKIGKGEIGSEALAKFLRSEVFAHLPVILETPVEDEQEYADEMVYLHQLRQAGQPD, from the coding sequence GTGAAAATCGGATGCCACATCAGCGTGGGGAAAGGACTGGAGCAGGCTGCCCGGCGAGCCGTTGAACTGGGCGCCGAATCGTTCCAGGTATTTACCAAAAACCCGCGCGGTTTAAAACCGAAAAAACTGGACAAGGAAGATGCGGCGAAAGGCGTGGCGGTGATGCGGGAACACGACTTGACATTGGTTTGTCACACTCCCTACATCACCAACCTGTCCACGCCGAAGCAGGATTTGCAGGAAGTAACCATCCGCTCCATCCTGGAAGATTTGAACATCGCGGAAGCGTACGGTGCGGTCGGCGCGGTGGTGCATTGCGGCAAGCACGTCGGGGAGGGAGAAGCGTACGGCATCCGTCGGATGATCGAGACCCTCGACCTGATTCTGGAGCAGTACGACGGGCCGGTTAAGCTGCTGCTGGAGAACACGGCCGGACAAGGCTCGGAGCTTGGCTTGTCGATCGATTCGCTGATGGAGATTCGCGCGGCTTTGCGCTACCCGGAGAAGGTGGGCTTTTGCTTTGACACCTGCCACTCGTTTGCGGCAGGACAGTGGAATTTGGAGACCTTCGATCAGCTGGTGGAACAGATGAAAGCCAGCGGTTATCTGCAGCACCTCGTCGCCATTCACTTTAACGACAGCAAGGCGCCCTTTGCCAGCCAAAAAGACCGCCACGAAAAGATCGGAAAAGGAGAAATTGGCAGCGAGGCACTGGCCAAGTTCCTGCGGAGCGAAGTGTTTGCCCATCTGCCCGTGATCCTCGAGACGCCGGTTGAGGATGAACAGGAATACGCGGACGAGATGGTCTACCTGCACCAACTGCGGCAGGCCGGACAGCCCGACTAA
- a CDS encoding YlaH-like family protein: protein MEWFVWASTYEPPNPAQLSLYDQFREWADDLRYPIIFVCLLIVYYLGFAPRLRMPLLKTLLLYVLLALGALVFSILDTTLPVKAALVTAIVLLLIIRLRNKPRAD from the coding sequence ATGGAATGGTTTGTATGGGCATCCACCTACGAGCCTCCCAATCCAGCGCAGCTTTCGCTCTACGATCAGTTTCGCGAATGGGCGGACGACCTTCGCTACCCGATCATCTTTGTCTGCCTGCTGATCGTCTACTACCTGGGATTTGCGCCGCGGCTGCGCATGCCGCTGTTGAAAACGCTTCTGTTGTACGTCTTGCTGGCTCTGGGAGCGCTTGTGTTCAGCATCCTTGACACGACGCTGCCGGTCAAAGCAGCACTGGTGACGGCGATCGTCCTCCTGCTGATCATCCGGCTGCGGAACAAGCCGCGAGCAGACTGA
- a CDS encoding DUF5665 domain-containing protein, with product MSDGTPPNQELLEKVDKLLERLEEVRGLNNRLDKIAIFLQEIELADVLQNYTTPRKLLLTNFLAGLARGLGLTIGTAIILGLLGWFLKPFLSIPIIGEYVRQLIDYVNAYR from the coding sequence ATGTCCGACGGTACACCGCCGAATCAAGAATTGCTTGAAAAAGTTGACAAGCTGTTGGAACGTCTGGAAGAGGTTCGCGGTTTGAACAACAGACTGGACAAAATCGCGATCTTTCTGCAGGAAATCGAACTCGCCGATGTGCTGCAAAACTACACGACCCCCCGCAAACTGCTGCTGACAAACTTTCTCGCAGGTTTGGCGAGGGGCCTGGGGTTAACGATTGGTACCGCGATCATCCTTGGCCTGTTAGGCTGGTTTCTCAAACCGTTCCTGTCGATCCCGATTATCGGGGAATACGTCAGGCAGTTGATTGATTACGTCAATGCCTACCGCTAG
- a CDS encoding pyridoxamine 5'-phosphate oxidase family protein, producing MAETVAQSLSDELYNLLQQERFLLLGTIDHESGAPAINAISWVYAPSPERIRFALDSRSRTVANIRKEPRVVLTLIGAGSSYAISGEAVVVEERMVDVPLKLCKLEMTIRSVRDVMFYGSRVSVEPQYEKTYDRQAAAKLDEQVMQALRR from the coding sequence ATGGCTGAAACAGTGGCCCAGTCACTGTCGGATGAGTTGTACAACCTGCTCCAGCAGGAGCGGTTCCTCTTGCTCGGTACCATTGATCACGAATCAGGAGCACCGGCCATCAACGCCATTTCCTGGGTGTACGCTCCCTCGCCAGAACGTATTCGTTTTGCCTTAGATAGTCGGTCGCGAACCGTGGCCAACATCCGCAAGGAACCAAGAGTGGTGCTGACGCTGATTGGGGCGGGTTCGTCCTACGCGATCAGCGGGGAGGCGGTTGTTGTCGAGGAACGGATGGTGGACGTTCCGCTGAAGCTGTGCAAACTGGAAATGACGATTCGTTCCGTGCGCGATGTGATGTTTTACGGCTCCCGGGTTTCCGTTGAACCGCAGTACGAAAAAACCTATGACCGGCAAGCGGCGGCCAAGCTGGACGAGCAAGTGATGCAGGCGCTGCGGCGATGA
- a CDS encoding zinc-dependent alcohol dehydrogenase family protein → MKALVFRGPQKMEWIEKARPQIEKPTDAIVKITKTTICGTDLHILSGDVPAVTNGRTLGHEGVGIVEEVGSGVNNFKPGDNVLLSCVTSCGRCDYCKQQMYAHCENGGWILGHLIDGTQAEYVRIPYADTSMYPIPAGSDEEALVMLSDILPTGLEIGVINGEVEPGSVVAIVGAGPVGMSALLTAQLYSPAEIIMIDLDPGRLELAKKFGATQTVNSSKHDPVEGVMALTNGKGVDVAIEAVGYPATFDICQQILKPGGRLANIGVHGKPVELHLEQLWIRNVKITTGLVSTSTTPMLLKTVQSGRINPAELITHRFPLGDILRAYEVFRNAAKENALKVILYND, encoded by the coding sequence ATGAAAGCACTTGTCTTTCGTGGACCGCAAAAAATGGAATGGATCGAAAAAGCTAGACCACAGATTGAAAAGCCCACGGATGCGATCGTAAAAATTACGAAGACGACGATTTGTGGTACAGATTTGCATATTTTAAGCGGAGACGTACCCGCTGTGACGAATGGCCGTACCCTGGGACATGAAGGTGTGGGGATTGTCGAAGAAGTTGGATCGGGAGTGAACAACTTCAAACCAGGCGACAACGTGCTGCTTTCTTGTGTGACGTCCTGCGGCCGCTGTGATTACTGCAAGCAGCAGATGTACGCCCATTGTGAAAACGGAGGCTGGATTCTCGGTCATTTGATCGATGGCACGCAGGCTGAATACGTTCGCATCCCTTATGCGGATACGAGCATGTATCCGATTCCCGCGGGAAGCGATGAAGAGGCATTGGTCATGTTAAGCGACATTTTGCCTACCGGGCTGGAAATCGGGGTCATCAACGGAGAAGTGGAACCGGGCAGCGTTGTCGCCATCGTCGGAGCTGGTCCGGTCGGCATGTCGGCGCTGCTGACCGCCCAACTGTATTCGCCGGCCGAGATCATCATGATCGACCTTGATCCGGGCCGGTTGGAATTAGCGAAAAAATTCGGAGCCACGCAAACCGTCAACAGCTCGAAACATGACCCGGTAGAAGGCGTAATGGCATTGACGAATGGCAAAGGGGTGGACGTTGCCATTGAGGCTGTCGGCTACCCGGCGACGTTTGATATTTGTCAACAAATTCTCAAGCCGGGTGGACGACTTGCCAACATCGGCGTGCACGGAAAACCCGTCGAACTGCACCTGGAACAACTGTGGATCCGCAATGTCAAGATCACAACCGGACTGGTGAGCACCTCCACGACCCCGATGTTATTGAAAACCGTACAGTCCGGGCGGATCAATCCGGCAGAGCTGATTACCCATCGCTTTCCGCTGGGAGACATTCTGAGAGCGTACGAGGTTTTTCGAAATGCGGCGAAGGAGAACGCGTTGAAAGTCATTTTATACAATGATTAA
- a CDS encoding aldo/keto reductase, which produces MKYRTLAGTDLTVSEVGFGVWSVATKWWGVTDVELGKRLLRSAYEDYGITFFDTADVYGSGLGETILADTLKDIRDKVVIGTKFGYDIYRLPGERKGHSELPQNWSKEHIRYACEQSLKRLGTDYIDFYQLHNPRMEAVLNDEVREALEELKAEGKIRYYGAAMGPDLGWKEESIAALKRPGFAAIQIINNIVEQDPARDLFPVAEAEKRSLIVRVPHASGLLDGSYDPDKHFDKSDHRSHRPIEWMRAGLEVVREMKAKGLFDKEGRTIGQLAIQFSLYRPSVVTVLPNITSEANLREFALASEAAPLSDQEFAVLEELWVSGYNERLKQPMADSQNKPTPVLQK; this is translated from the coding sequence ATGAAGTACAGAACCCTCGCTGGAACCGATTTAACCGTATCAGAAGTCGGATTTGGCGTCTGGTCGGTTGCGACGAAATGGTGGGGTGTAACCGATGTGGAGCTCGGCAAGCGTCTGCTCCGCTCCGCCTACGAAGACTACGGCATCACCTTCTTCGACACGGCGGACGTCTACGGCAGCGGACTGGGCGAGACGATACTGGCCGATACGCTCAAGGACATCCGCGACAAAGTGGTGATTGGCACCAAGTTTGGTTACGACATATACCGGCTTCCCGGAGAGCGGAAAGGACATTCCGAGCTGCCGCAGAACTGGAGCAAGGAACACATCCGCTACGCTTGCGAACAAAGCCTGAAGCGTCTGGGAACCGATTACATCGATTTCTATCAGCTGCACAACCCGCGGATGGAAGCGGTCCTCAACGACGAAGTGCGGGAGGCGCTGGAAGAGCTGAAAGCGGAAGGCAAGATCCGCTACTACGGCGCTGCGATGGGACCGGACCTCGGCTGGAAGGAAGAGTCGATCGCCGCATTAAAGCGTCCGGGCTTCGCCGCCATTCAAATCATCAACAACATCGTCGAGCAGGATCCGGCCCGCGACTTGTTCCCTGTTGCCGAAGCGGAGAAGCGCAGCCTGATCGTCCGCGTGCCGCACGCATCCGGCCTGCTGGATGGCAGCTATGATCCGGACAAGCACTTCGACAAGAGCGATCACCGCAGCCATCGCCCGATCGAGTGGATGAGAGCCGGTCTGGAAGTGGTTCGCGAAATGAAAGCGAAAGGGTTGTTTGATAAGGAAGGCCGGACCATCGGCCAACTGGCGATCCAGTTCTCGCTCTATCGCCCCAGCGTGGTGACGGTCCTGCCCAATATCACCAGCGAAGCGAACCTGCGGGAATTCGCGCTCGCCTCGGAAGCGGCGCCGCTCAGCGATCAGGAGTTTGCCGTACTGGAAGAGCTGTGGGTCAGCGGGTACAACGAACGCCTGAAACAGCCGATGGCCGACAGCCAAAACAAACCGACACCCGTGCTGCAAAAATAA
- a CDS encoding YhcN/YlaJ family sporulation lipoprotein — translation MKRLAVILSFSILLAACNTANNPPANQGAPQPNQQVPQTQRVKQTAPSPQRNQSPQAKADRLVQLASKVPNVNDATAVVIGRWAVVGIDVDAHLDRPEVGVIKYSVAEALKEDPQGATAVVTADPDIVQRLREMAADIRQGRPVAGFAEELADIVGRLMPQAPGNVERRERPDTRENEQRINKDNQAKPRGNEKIPVNR, via the coding sequence GTGAAGCGGTTAGCGGTAATCCTCAGTTTCAGCATACTCCTCGCGGCTTGCAATACCGCAAACAATCCACCGGCGAACCAGGGCGCCCCGCAGCCCAATCAGCAGGTACCACAGACGCAGCGGGTTAAGCAGACGGCCCCTTCCCCCCAGCGCAACCAGTCTCCGCAGGCAAAAGCAGATCGCCTGGTCCAACTGGCCAGCAAAGTGCCGAACGTCAATGACGCGACGGCAGTGGTGATCGGACGCTGGGCTGTGGTGGGAATCGACGTGGACGCGCACCTCGATCGGCCGGAAGTAGGCGTGATCAAATACTCGGTGGCGGAAGCGTTGAAGGAAGACCCACAGGGCGCGACGGCCGTCGTGACAGCTGATCCCGATATCGTGCAGCGTCTGCGGGAGATGGCCGCCGACATCCGCCAAGGCCGGCCGGTAGCCGGTTTTGCCGAGGAACTGGCCGATATTGTCGGCCGACTGATGCCGCAAGCACCCGGCAACGTCGAGCGGCGCGAACGTCCCGACACGCGTGAGAACGAGCAGCGGATCAACAAAGACAATCAGGCCAAACCGCGAGGAAACGAAAAAATTCCCGTCAATCGGTAG
- a CDS encoding PhoH family protein, with protein MKKIYVLDTNVLLQDPLALFTFRDNEIVIPAVVLEEIDAKKRNMDEIGRNARHVARLLDSFRKSGRLHQGVTLETGGVIRVELNHSSFQHMQKHFHEMTNDNRILAVALNLQAEQRQSPQQRPVILVSKDALMRIKADALGLNAEDFLSDRVVREDSSIYAGYEKLTVTSEVIQSYYAKRSLNIRQLFPNHAFFPHQFIVLKDGLNPSVSALGKLDADGNTLEMLVVDEDPVWGIKARNAQQRMAFELLLRTDIPLVTMTGKAGTGKTLLALAAGLVQIEDLQRYKKLLVARPIVPLGKDIGFLPGEKEEKLRPWMQPIYDNLEFLFNTKKAGDLDKILAGMGSIQVEALTYIRGRSIPGQYIIIDEAQNLTKHEVKTILTRVGEGSKIVLMGDPEQIDHPYLDESNNGLTYVVELFKHVQLAGHIKLEKGERSVLAQLAADLL; from the coding sequence GTGAAAAAGATCTACGTGCTGGACACCAACGTACTCCTGCAGGATCCACTTGCGCTGTTCACGTTCCGCGACAACGAAATCGTCATTCCAGCCGTTGTCCTGGAAGAAATCGATGCCAAAAAACGCAACATGGATGAGATTGGCCGAAATGCCCGGCATGTTGCCCGTTTGCTGGACAGTTTCCGCAAATCGGGGCGCCTCCATCAAGGGGTTACGCTGGAAACAGGCGGCGTGATCCGGGTGGAATTAAATCACTCATCGTTTCAACACATGCAGAAGCATTTCCACGAGATGACCAATGATAATCGAATTCTTGCGGTTGCCCTCAATCTCCAGGCGGAACAGCGGCAATCTCCCCAGCAAAGGCCGGTCATCTTGGTCAGCAAAGATGCGTTGATGCGCATCAAGGCCGACGCGCTGGGGTTGAATGCGGAAGATTTTCTCTCCGACCGGGTGGTCAGGGAGGATTCCAGCATCTACGCCGGTTACGAGAAGCTGACCGTCACCTCTGAGGTGATTCAGTCGTACTACGCCAAGCGCAGCTTAAACATCAGGCAGCTGTTCCCCAACCATGCGTTTTTTCCCCATCAGTTTATCGTCCTCAAGGATGGGCTGAATCCATCCGTATCCGCGCTGGGAAAATTGGATGCGGACGGCAATACGCTGGAAATGCTGGTAGTCGACGAAGATCCCGTCTGGGGGATTAAAGCGCGCAACGCCCAGCAGCGGATGGCTTTTGAACTGCTGCTGCGCACAGACATCCCGTTGGTTACGATGACGGGCAAAGCGGGGACGGGCAAAACCTTGCTGGCCCTGGCGGCCGGCTTGGTGCAGATTGAAGATTTGCAGCGGTACAAAAAGCTGCTGGTCGCCAGACCGATCGTGCCGTTAGGCAAAGACATCGGTTTTCTGCCGGGGGAAAAAGAAGAGAAACTGCGTCCGTGGATGCAGCCCATCTATGACAATCTGGAATTCTTGTTCAACACGAAAAAAGCGGGCGATCTCGACAAGATCCTGGCCGGGATGGGCAGCATCCAGGTGGAGGCGCTGACCTATATCCGCGGTCGTTCCATCCCCGGCCAGTACATTATCATTGATGAAGCGCAGAACTTGACCAAACATGAAGTCAAGACGATCCTGACCCGCGTGGGGGAAGGATCGAAAATCGTCCTGATGGGCGACCCGGAACAGATCGATCATCCTTATCTGGACGAGAGCAACAATGGCTTGACCTATGTCGTGGAGCTGTTCAAGCATGTCCAGCTGGCCGGTCACATCAAGCTGGAAAAAGGGGAACGCAGTGTGCTCGCCCAATTGGCGGCCGATCTGCTCTGA
- a CDS encoding MBL fold metallo-hydrolase, protein MKIRSFCLGSFQTNAYLLTNEETGESIVIDPGMEPAPLLAAIDGLHVTAILLTHAHLDHIGGLNELRSRTQAPVYIHPAEQAWLGDPNLNGSGYFGGEPIVCQPAEYELADNQLLSIAGFTIKVLHTPGHSPGSCSFVIGQHCFGGDVLFFQSIGRTDLPGGNYETLLLSIQDKLFELPDDTIVYPGHGPTTTIEAEKMYNPFVTGLLR, encoded by the coding sequence ATGAAAATCCGTTCTTTTTGCTTGGGATCGTTCCAGACCAATGCCTATCTGTTGACAAACGAAGAGACCGGCGAGTCGATCGTGATTGATCCAGGGATGGAGCCCGCCCCGCTGTTGGCGGCCATCGACGGACTGCACGTCACCGCCATCCTGCTGACCCACGCCCACCTGGATCACATCGGCGGCTTGAACGAACTGCGCAGCCGGACCCAGGCACCCGTCTACATTCATCCGGCAGAACAAGCGTGGCTGGGCGATCCCAACTTGAACGGGTCCGGCTACTTCGGCGGGGAACCGATTGTCTGCCAGCCGGCGGAATACGAACTGGCGGACAATCAACTGCTGTCGATTGCCGGGTTCACGATCAAGGTTCTGCACACGCCCGGACATTCCCCGGGAAGCTGTTCGTTCGTGATCGGGCAGCATTGCTTCGGCGGCGATGTGCTGTTTTTCCAGTCCATCGGCCGGACCGATCTGCCCGGCGGAAACTACGAGACGCTTTTGCTCAGCATCCAAGACAAGCTGTTTGAACTGCCGGACGACACGATCGTCTACCCGGGGCATGGCCCCACCACGACGATTGAAGCGGAAAAAATGTACAATCCCTTTGTCACCGGCCTGCTCCGCTGA
- a CDS encoding CapA family protein translates to MKKRCVRFLLALLTALALAGCASGSDARPADSRQRSAQAEALPLAAEASPETGGSAQAPLAGESEPQVPNGPGENRQELPLPPPERRVTLMAVGDIMGHQEQLEAAWDPVNQTYQFAPSFAKVKPILQSADWVVGNLETTLAGADLRYTGYPQFNTPHTLAFALKEAGFTAVTTANNHSLDRREAGVLRTLDHLDQAGLAHTGTFRSAEERSVPLILEKDGIRLGLLAYTYGTNGIPLPKDKPYLVNLIEPETIKQDIATARSLGADLVAVALHFGAEYQRLPNQEQRKLVDLCFQYGADLILGHHPHVLQPYEWRTLTDETGGTRNGLVIYSLGNFISAQRGDFKDVGGILAVTVVKRGEEPAVLEEASFIPTYVHYYRSQGKRNYVIYPLAETLAAGGQQDPLISEAVYRKMERLYKEITIHTSQYLAKQKTG, encoded by the coding sequence GTGAAGAAACGATGCGTTCGCTTTCTGCTGGCGCTTCTCACGGCGCTGGCGCTGGCGGGCTGTGCAAGCGGGTCCGATGCCCGCCCGGCCGATTCGCGCCAGCGTTCCGCGCAGGCAGAAGCGCTTCCGCTGGCCGCCGAGGCCTCGCCAGAGACGGGCGGATCGGCCCAAGCGCCGCTTGCCGGGGAAAGCGAACCACAGGTACCGAATGGGCCGGGAGAAAACCGCCAGGAGCTGCCCTTGCCGCCGCCGGAGCGGCGGGTGACGCTGATGGCGGTAGGGGATATCATGGGGCACCAGGAGCAATTGGAAGCCGCCTGGGACCCGGTTAACCAAACGTACCAGTTTGCCCCTTCCTTTGCGAAAGTGAAACCGATCCTGCAATCAGCCGATTGGGTGGTGGGCAATCTGGAAACGACACTGGCCGGTGCAGATCTCCGTTATACCGGCTATCCGCAGTTCAACACGCCGCATACGCTGGCGTTCGCGCTGAAAGAAGCGGGATTTACGGCGGTGACGACCGCCAACAACCATTCGCTGGATCGGCGGGAAGCCGGCGTGCTGCGCACCCTCGATCATCTCGATCAGGCGGGGCTGGCCCATACCGGCACCTTTCGCAGCGCAGAGGAACGCAGCGTGCCGCTGATCCTGGAGAAAGACGGCATTCGCTTGGGGCTGCTCGCCTACACGTACGGCACCAACGGCATCCCCTTGCCCAAGGACAAACCGTACCTGGTCAACCTGATCGAGCCGGAGACGATCAAGCAGGACATCGCCACCGCCCGCTCGCTGGGGGCCGACCTGGTCGCCGTCGCGCTCCACTTTGGCGCAGAGTACCAGCGTTTGCCCAACCAGGAGCAGCGGAAGCTGGTCGATCTTTGTTTCCAGTACGGCGCCGACCTCATTTTGGGCCATCATCCGCACGTTTTGCAGCCGTACGAATGGCGGACGCTGACAGACGAAACGGGCGGGACGCGAAACGGTTTGGTGATCTACTCCCTCGGCAATTTTATCTCAGCCCAGCGGGGCGATTTTAAAGATGTCGGGGGGATCTTGGCGGTAACCGTGGTGAAGCGGGGAGAGGAGCCGGCGGTACTGGAGGAGGCTTCGTTCATCCCGACCTATGTTCACTATTATCGCAGTCAAGGGAAACGCAACTACGTCATCTATCCGTTGGCCGAAACGCTTGCCGCCGGCGGGCAGCAAGACCCGCTGATCAGCGAGGCCGTTTACAGAAAAATGGAACGGTTGTACAAAGAGATCACGATTCACACTTCCCAGTATCTTGCAAAGCAAAAGACCGGCTAA